In the Apteryx mantelli isolate bAptMan1 chromosome 1, bAptMan1.hap1, whole genome shotgun sequence genome, one interval contains:
- the POLR2F gene encoding DNA-directed RNA polymerases I, II, and III subunit RPABC2, protein MSDNEDNFDGDDFDDVEEDEGLEDLENAEEEGQENVEILPSGERQQANQKRITTPYMTKYERARVLGTRALQIAMCAPVMVELEGETDPLLIAMKELKARKIPIIIRRYLPDGSYEDWGVDELIITD, encoded by the exons ATGTCTGACAACGAGGATAA CTTTGACGGCGATGACTTCGACGATGTGGAGGAGGACGAGGGGCTGGAGGACCTGGAAAACGCCGAGGAG GAAGGGCAGGAAAATGTAGAAATCCTTCCATCTGGAGAGCGTCAGCAGGCAAACCAGAAGCGGATTACAACCCCCTACATGACCAAGTATGAGCGAGCCAGAGTCCTGGGCACTCGTGCCCTCCAGATAGC GATGTGTGCCCCTGTGATGGTGGAGCTGGAAGGAGAGACAGACCCCTTGCTGATTGCCATGAAAGAACTTAA AGCACGCAAGATCCCCATAATCATCCGCCGATATCTGCCAGACGGGAGCTATGAAGACTGGGGTGTGGACGAGTTAATTATCACAGACTGA